A single genomic interval of Panthera tigris isolate Pti1 chromosome E3, P.tigris_Pti1_mat1.1, whole genome shotgun sequence harbors:
- the KAT8 gene encoding histone acetyltransferase KAT8: MAAQGAAAAVAAATSGVAGESDPGPGENAAVEGTAPSPGRVSPPTPARGEPEVTVEIGETYLCRRPDSTWHSAEVIQSRVNDQEGREEFYVHYVGFNRRLDEWVDKNRLALTKTVKDAVQKNSEKYLSELAEQPERKITRNQKRKHDEINHVQKTYAEMDPTTAALEKEHEAITKVKYVDKIHIGNYEIDAWYFSPFPEDYGKQPKLWLCEYCLKYMKFEKSYRFHLGQCQWRQPPGKEIYRKSNISVYEVDGKDHKIYCQNLCLLAKLFLDHKTLYFDVEPFVFYILTEVDRQGAHIVGYFSKEKESPDGNNVACILTLPPYQRRGYGKFLIAFSYELSKLESTVGSPEKPLSDLGKLSYRSYWSWVLLEILRDFRGTLSIKDLSQMTSITQNDIISTLQSLNMVKYWKGQHVICVTPKLVEEHLKSAQYKKPPITVDSVCLKWAPPKHKQVKLSKK, encoded by the exons ATGGCGGCACAGGGAGCAGCTGCGGCGGTTGCGGCGGCTACTTCAGGGGTCGCGGGGGAGAGCGATCCCGGGCCCGGGGAGAATGCGGCGGTCGAGGGGACCGCCCCGTCCCCGGGCCGCGTCTCTCCCCCGACTCCAGCGCGCGGCGAGCCGGAAGTCACCGTGGAGATCGGAGAAACGTACCTGTGCCGACGACCGGATAGCACCTGGC ATTCTGCTGAAGTGATTCAGTCTCGAGTGAATGATCAGGAGGGCCGAGAGGAATTCTATGTACACTACGTGGGCT TTAACCGGCGACTAGACGAATGGGTAGACAAGAACCGGCTGGCACTGACCAAAACAGTAAAAGATGCCGTGCAGAAGAACTCAGAGAAGTACCTGAGCGAGCTGGCTGAGCAGCCTGAGCGCAAGATCACTCGCAACCAAAAGCGCAAGCATGATGAGATCAACCATGTGCAGAAG ACCTATGCGGAGATGGACCCCACAACAGCAGCCTTGGAGAAGGAACATGAGGCG ATCACCAAGGTGAAGTATGTGGACAAGATCCACATCGGGAACTACGAAATCGATGCCTGGTACTTCTCACCGTTCCCCGAGGACTATGGGAAACAGCCCAAGCTGTGGCTCTGCGAGTACTGCCTTAAGTACATGAAATTCGAGAAGAGCTACCGCTTCCACTTG gggcagTGTCAGTGGCGGCAACCCCCAGGGAAGGAGATCTATCGCAAGAGCAACATCTCCGTGTACGAGGTGGATGGCAAAGACCACAAG ATTTACTGTCAGAACCTGTGTCTGCTGGCCAAGCTTTTCCTGGACCACAAGACGTTGTACTTCGACGTGGAGCCCTTCGTCTTTTACATCTTGACTGAAGTGGACAGGCAGGGGGCCCACATTGTTGGCTACTTCTCTaag GAGAAGGAGTCTCCAGATGGGAACAATGTGGCCTGCATCCTGACTCTGCCCCCCTACCAGCGGCGTGGCTATGGAAAATTCCTCATTGCTTTCA GTTACGAGCTCTCCAAGCTAGAGAGCACAGTAGGCTCCCCTGAGAAGCCACTGTCTGACCTGGGCAAGCTCAGCTACCGCAGCTACTGGTCTTGGGTCCTGCTGGAGATCCTGCGAGACTTCCGGGGCACACTGTCCATCAAGGATCTTAG TCAGATGACCAGCATCACCCAGAATGACATCATCAGCACCCTACAGTCCCTCAATATGGTCAAGTACTGGAAGGGCCAGCATGTGATCTGTGTCACACCCAAGCTGGTAGAAGAACACCTCAAAAGTGCTCAGTATAAGAAACCACCCATAACAG tggactctgtctgtctcaagTGGGCACCCCCCAAGCACAAGCAAGTGAAACTCTCCAAGAAGTGA
- the PRSS8 gene encoding prostasin codes for MAHRAGLGLRQLEAVAILLLLGLFRSGLAFCGVASQARITGGSSAAAGQWPWQVSITYDGTHACGGSLVSEQWVLSAAHCFPREHVKEDYEVKLGAHQLDSYTPEAEVRTVAQVISHSSYHQEGSQGDIALLRLSSPVTFSRYIRPICLPAANASFPNGLQCTVTGWGHVAPSVSLLAPRQLQQLEVPLISRETCNCLYNIDAKPEEPHFIQQDMLCAGYVKGGKDACQGDSGGPLSCLVGGLWYLAGIVSWGDACGAPNRPGVYTLTSSYASWIHYHVTELQPRVVPQIQESQPDGHLCVNHQAFNSAPAQAVLGLILLLPLGLTLGLLC; via the exons ATGGCCCACAGGGCGGGCCTGGGACTTAGACAGCTGGAGGCTGTGGCCATTCTGCTTTTACTTGGATTATTCCGGTCCGGTCTTG CCTTCTGCGGCGTGGCCTCCCAAGCACGCATCACAGGTGGTAGCAGTGCAGCCGCTGGCCAGTGGCCCTGGCAGGTCAGCATCACCTACGATGGCACCCACGCGTGTGGTGGTTCTCTCGTGTCTGAGCAGTGGGTGCTCTCAGCTGCTCACTGCTTCCCAAG GGAGCACGTCAAGGAAGACTATGAGGTAAAGCTTGGGGCCCACCAGCTGGACTCCTACACGCCTGAGGCCGAGGTCCGCACCGTGGCACAGGTCATTTCCCACTCCAGCTACCACCAGGAGGGCTCCCAGGGTGACATTGCACTCCTCCGTCTCAGTAGCCCTGTCACCTTCTCCCGCTACATCCGGCCCATCTGCCTCCCTGCAGCCAACGCCTCCTTCCCCAATGGCCTCCAATGTACTGTCACCGGATGGGGCCACGTTGCGCCCTCAG TGAGCCTCCTGGCCCCCCGGCAGCTTCAGCAACTTGAGGTGCCACTGATCAGCCGAGAGACATGTAACTGTCTGTACAACATTGACGCCAAACCTGAGGAGCCCCACTTTATCCAGCAGGACATGCTGTGTGCTGGCTATGTGAAGGGGGGCAAGGATGCCTGCCAG GGTGACTCTGGGGGCCCACTCTCCTGCCTTGTGGGGGGCCTCTGGTACCTGGCAGGCATTGTGAGCTGGGGCGATGCCTGTGGGGCCCCCAACAGGCCTGGCGTGTACACTCTGACCTCCAGCTATGCCTCCTGGATTCACTATCATGTGACAGAGCTCCAGCCTCGTGTGGTGCCCCAAATCCAGGAGTCTCAGCCCGATGGCCATCTTTGTGTCAACCACCAGGCCTTCAACTCTGCCCCAGCCCAGGCCGTATTGGGGCTCATCCTTCTGCTGCCACTAGGCCTGACCCTGGGCCTCCTCTGCTGA
- the PRSS36 gene encoding polyserase-2 isoform X2, with product MSQHLLLPFVILAISPIPGALQDSALSPTQEEPEDLDCGRPEPSTRIMGGSEAQPGSWPWQVSLHQRGGHICGGSLIAPSWVLSAAHCFVTNGTLEPATEWSVLLGVHSQDGPLDSAHARAVAAILVPDNYSSVELGADLALLRLASPARLGPAVRPICLPRASHRFAHGTACWATGWGDIQEEDPLPLPWALQEVELRLLGEAACQCLYSRPGPFNLTFQLLPGMLCAGYPEGRRDTCQGDSGGPLVCEEGGQWFQAGITSFGFGCGRRNRPGVFTAVAPYEAWIREQVMGSEPGPAFPTQSWEPQPGPWEPTDENCTIALPECGKAPRPGTWPWEAQVMVPGSRPCHGALVSESWVLAPASCFLDPINSDLLPRDLDNWRVLLPSRPRAELVSRFVPHENASWDDTSDLALLQLQTPVNLSTASRPVCLPHPEHYFLPRSRCRLARWGRGEPEPGPSTLLEAELLGGWWCHCLYGRQGESVPPPGDPPHALCPAYQEEEENYSHWSLLCQEEGTWFLAGISDFSSGCLRPRAFYPLQTHGPWISHVTRGAYLEDQLTWDWGPEGEETETQACPPHTEHGACGLRPEPAVMGILWPWLAEVHVAGNQVCTGILVAPGWVVAATHCVLRPGFTTVPYIEVYLGRAGASRLPQGHQVSRLVISIRLPRHLGLRPPLALLELSSRVEPSPSALPICLHPGGIPLGASCWVLGWKDPRDRVPVAAAVSILTPRLCHCLYQGILPPGTLCVLYSEGQEDRCEVTSAPPLLCQTEGGSWVLMGMAVRGSRELFAAIGPEEAWISQTVGEAHFLPPNGYPHWPPEGSDLCPPDLARASGSPQAALLLLLLLLPLIQG from the exons ATGTCCCAGCACCTGCTCCTTCCATTTGTGATCCTTG CCATCAGCCCCATCCCAGGAGCTCTCCAGGACTCAG CTCTCAGTCCTACCCAAGAAGAACCTGAAGATCTAG ACTGCGGCCGCCCTGAGCCCTCTACCCGAATCATGGGGGGCTCAGAAGCGCAGCCAGGCAGCTGGCCGTGGCAGGTGAGCCTACATCAGAGGGGGGGCCACATCTGCGGGGGCTCCCTCATCGCCCCTTCCTGGGTGCTCTCCGCTGCTCACTGCTTCGTGAC GAACGGGACCTTGGAGCCCGCGACCGAGTGGTCGGTACTGCTGGGCGTGCACTCCCAGGACGGGCCTCTGGACAGCGCGCACGCCCGCGCGGTGGCCGCCATCCTCGTGCCGGACAACTACAGCAGCGTGGAACTGGGCGCAGACCTGGCCCTCCTGCGCCTGGCCTCGCCCGCCCGGCTGGGCCCCGCCGTGCGGCCGATCTGCCTGCCGCGCGCCTCGCACCGCTTCGCTCATGGCACGGCCTGCTGGGCCACTGGCTGGGGGGACATCCAGGAAGAGG ACCCCCTGCCTCTCCCGTGGGCGCTACAAGAAGTGGAGCTCAGGTTGCTGGGAGAGGCCGCCTGTCAGTGTCTCTATAGCCGGCCTGGCCCGTTCAACCTCACTTTCCAGCTATTGCCAGGGATGCTGTGTGCTGGCTACCCGGAGGGCCGCAGAGACACTTGCCAG GGAGACTCTGGGGGCCCCCTGGTCTGTGAGGAAGGCGGCCAATGGTTCCAGGCAGGAATCACCAGCTTTGGCTTTGGCTGTGGACGGAGGAACCGCCCTGGAGTCTTCACTGCTGTGGCCCCCTATGAGGCATGGATACGGGAACAGGTGATGGGCTCAGAACCTGGGCCTGCCTTTCCCACCCAGTCCTGGGAGCCCCAGCCAGGTCCCTGGGAGCCCACGGATGAGAACTGCACCATTGCCCTGCCAG AGTGCGGGAAGGCACCAAGGCCAGGGACCTGGCCCTGGGAGGCGCAGGTGATGGTGCCAGGATCCAGACCCTGCCATGGGGCGCTGGTGTCTGAAAGCTGGGTCTTGGCACCTGCCAGCTGCTTTCTGGA CCCCATCAACTCAGACCTCCTGCCCCGAGACCTAGACAACTGGCGCGTGCTACTGCCCTCGCGTCCGCGCGCAGAGCTGGTGTCACGCTTCGTGCCGCACGAGAATGCCTCATGGGACGACACCTCGGATCTGGCGCTGCTGCAGCTGCAAACGCCGGTGAACCTGAGCACCGCCTCGCGGCCAGTGTGCCTACCTCACCCAGAACACTATTTCCTGCCCAGGAGCCGCTGTCGCCTGGCGCGCTGGGGCCGCGGGG aacCTGAGCCCGGACCCAGCACACTGCTTGAGGCAGAGCTGTTGGGCGGCTGGTGGTGTCACTGCCTGTATGGCCGCCAGGGGGAGTCAGTGCCGCCGCCAGGAGACCCTCCACACGCGCTCTGCCCCGCctaccaggaagaggaggag AACTACTCTCATTGGAGCCTTCTGTGCCAGGAAGAGGGGACCTGGTTCCTGGCTGGAATCAGCGACTTCTCCAGTGGCTGCCTACGTCCCAGAGCCTTCTACCCCCTGCAGACCCATGGCCCGTGGATCAGCCATGTGACTCGGGGAGCCTACCTGGAAGACCAGCTGACTTGGGACTGGGGCCCTGAGGGGGAGGAGACTGAGACACAGGCTTGTCCCCCTCACACAGAACATGGTG CCTGTGGCCTGCGGCCAGAGCCAGCTGTGATGGGTATCCTGTGGCCCTGGCTGGCAGAAGTGCATGTGGCTGGAAATCAAGTCTGCACTGGGATCCTAGTGGCCCCAGGCTGGGTCGTGGCAGCCACTCACTGTGTCCTCAG GCCGGGCTTTACAACAGTGCCTTATATTGAAGTGTACCTGGGCCGGGCAGGGGCTAGCCGCCTCCCACAGGGCCACCAGGTATCCCGGTTGGTCATCAGCATCCGTCTGCCCCGACACCTGGGACTTAGGCCCCCCCTTGCCCTCCTGGAGCTGAGCTCCCGGGTGGAACCTTCGCCATCAGCCTTGCCCATCTGCCTTCACCCAGGGGGTATCCCCCTGGGGGCCAGCTGTTGGGTGCTGGGCTGGAAGGACCCCCGAGACCGAG tTCCTGTGGCTGCAGCTGTCTCCATCTTGACGCCACGACTCTGTCACTGTCTCTATCAAGGCATTCTGCCTCCTGGGACTCTCTGTGTTCTGTATTCAGAGGGTCAAGAGGATAGGTGTGAG GTGACCTCAGCACCTCCGCTCCTGTGCCAGACCGAGGGAGGCTCCTGGGTCCTCATGGGCATGGCTGTTCGAGGGAGCCGGGAGCTATTTGCTGCCATTGGCCCTGAAGAAGCCTGGATCTCCCAGACAGTAGGGGAGGCCCATTTCCTGCCTCCCAATGGCTACCCCCACTGGCCCCCTGAAGGCAGCGACCTCTGCCCCCCCGACCTGGCGAGGGCCTCAGGCTCCCCTCAGGCTGCTCTGCTCCTGCTGCTTCTATTGCTCCCCCTGATCCAGGGCTGA
- the PRSS36 gene encoding polyserase-2 isoform X3 produces the protein MSQHLLLPFVILAISPIPGALQDSALSPTQEEPEDLDCGRPEPSTRIMGGSEAQPGSWPWQVSLHQRGGHICGGSLIAPSWVLSAAHCFVTNGTLEPATEWSVLLGVHSQDGPLDSAHARAVAAILVPDNYSSVELGADLALLRLASPARLGPAVRPICLPRASHRFAHGTACWATGWGDIQEEDPLPLPWALQEVELRLLGEAACQCLYSRPGPFNLTFQLLPGMLCAGYPEGRRDTCQGDSGGPLVCEEGGQWFQAGITSFGFGCGRRNRPGVFTAVAPYEAWIREQVMGSEPGPAFPTQSWEPQPGPWEPTDENCTIALPECGKAPRPGTWPWEAQVMVPGSRPCHGALVSESWVLAPASCFLDPINSDLLPRDLDNWRVLLPSRPRAELVSRFVPHENASWDDTSDLALLQLQTPVNLSTASRPVCLPHPEHYFLPRSRCRLARWGRGEPEPGPSTLLEAELLGGWWCHCLYGRQGESVPPPGDPPHALCPAYQEEEEAGRCWNYSHWSLLCQEEGTWFLAGISDFSSGCLRPRAFYPLQTHGPWISHVTRGAYLEDQLTWDWGPEGEETETQACPPHTEHGACGLRPEPAVMGILWPWLAEVHVAGNQVCTGILVAPGWVVAATHCVLRPGFTTVPYIEVYLGRAGASRLPQGHQVTSAPPLLCQTEGGSWVLMGMAVRGSRELFAAIGPEEAWISQTVGEAHFLPPNGYPHWPPEGSDLCPPDLARASGSPQAALLLLLLLLPLIQG, from the exons ATGTCCCAGCACCTGCTCCTTCCATTTGTGATCCTTG CCATCAGCCCCATCCCAGGAGCTCTCCAGGACTCAG CTCTCAGTCCTACCCAAGAAGAACCTGAAGATCTAG ACTGCGGCCGCCCTGAGCCCTCTACCCGAATCATGGGGGGCTCAGAAGCGCAGCCAGGCAGCTGGCCGTGGCAGGTGAGCCTACATCAGAGGGGGGGCCACATCTGCGGGGGCTCCCTCATCGCCCCTTCCTGGGTGCTCTCCGCTGCTCACTGCTTCGTGAC GAACGGGACCTTGGAGCCCGCGACCGAGTGGTCGGTACTGCTGGGCGTGCACTCCCAGGACGGGCCTCTGGACAGCGCGCACGCCCGCGCGGTGGCCGCCATCCTCGTGCCGGACAACTACAGCAGCGTGGAACTGGGCGCAGACCTGGCCCTCCTGCGCCTGGCCTCGCCCGCCCGGCTGGGCCCCGCCGTGCGGCCGATCTGCCTGCCGCGCGCCTCGCACCGCTTCGCTCATGGCACGGCCTGCTGGGCCACTGGCTGGGGGGACATCCAGGAAGAGG ACCCCCTGCCTCTCCCGTGGGCGCTACAAGAAGTGGAGCTCAGGTTGCTGGGAGAGGCCGCCTGTCAGTGTCTCTATAGCCGGCCTGGCCCGTTCAACCTCACTTTCCAGCTATTGCCAGGGATGCTGTGTGCTGGCTACCCGGAGGGCCGCAGAGACACTTGCCAG GGAGACTCTGGGGGCCCCCTGGTCTGTGAGGAAGGCGGCCAATGGTTCCAGGCAGGAATCACCAGCTTTGGCTTTGGCTGTGGACGGAGGAACCGCCCTGGAGTCTTCACTGCTGTGGCCCCCTATGAGGCATGGATACGGGAACAGGTGATGGGCTCAGAACCTGGGCCTGCCTTTCCCACCCAGTCCTGGGAGCCCCAGCCAGGTCCCTGGGAGCCCACGGATGAGAACTGCACCATTGCCCTGCCAG AGTGCGGGAAGGCACCAAGGCCAGGGACCTGGCCCTGGGAGGCGCAGGTGATGGTGCCAGGATCCAGACCCTGCCATGGGGCGCTGGTGTCTGAAAGCTGGGTCTTGGCACCTGCCAGCTGCTTTCTGGA CCCCATCAACTCAGACCTCCTGCCCCGAGACCTAGACAACTGGCGCGTGCTACTGCCCTCGCGTCCGCGCGCAGAGCTGGTGTCACGCTTCGTGCCGCACGAGAATGCCTCATGGGACGACACCTCGGATCTGGCGCTGCTGCAGCTGCAAACGCCGGTGAACCTGAGCACCGCCTCGCGGCCAGTGTGCCTACCTCACCCAGAACACTATTTCCTGCCCAGGAGCCGCTGTCGCCTGGCGCGCTGGGGCCGCGGGG aacCTGAGCCCGGACCCAGCACACTGCTTGAGGCAGAGCTGTTGGGCGGCTGGTGGTGTCACTGCCTGTATGGCCGCCAGGGGGAGTCAGTGCCGCCGCCAGGAGACCCTCCACACGCGCTCTGCCCCGCctaccaggaagaggaggaggcggGCCGCTGCTGG AACTACTCTCATTGGAGCCTTCTGTGCCAGGAAGAGGGGACCTGGTTCCTGGCTGGAATCAGCGACTTCTCCAGTGGCTGCCTACGTCCCAGAGCCTTCTACCCCCTGCAGACCCATGGCCCGTGGATCAGCCATGTGACTCGGGGAGCCTACCTGGAAGACCAGCTGACTTGGGACTGGGGCCCTGAGGGGGAGGAGACTGAGACACAGGCTTGTCCCCCTCACACAGAACATGGTG CCTGTGGCCTGCGGCCAGAGCCAGCTGTGATGGGTATCCTGTGGCCCTGGCTGGCAGAAGTGCATGTGGCTGGAAATCAAGTCTGCACTGGGATCCTAGTGGCCCCAGGCTGGGTCGTGGCAGCCACTCACTGTGTCCTCAG GCCGGGCTTTACAACAGTGCCTTATATTGAAGTGTACCTGGGCCGGGCAGGGGCTAGCCGCCTCCCACAGGGCCACCAG GTGACCTCAGCACCTCCGCTCCTGTGCCAGACCGAGGGAGGCTCCTGGGTCCTCATGGGCATGGCTGTTCGAGGGAGCCGGGAGCTATTTGCTGCCATTGGCCCTGAAGAAGCCTGGATCTCCCAGACAGTAGGGGAGGCCCATTTCCTGCCTCCCAATGGCTACCCCCACTGGCCCCCTGAAGGCAGCGACCTCTGCCCCCCCGACCTGGCGAGGGCCTCAGGCTCCCCTCAGGCTGCTCTGCTCCTGCTGCTTCTATTGCTCCCCCTGATCCAGGGCTGA
- the PRSS36 gene encoding polyserase-2 isoform X1, producing the protein MSQHLLLPFVILAISPIPGALQDSALSPTQEEPEDLDCGRPEPSTRIMGGSEAQPGSWPWQVSLHQRGGHICGGSLIAPSWVLSAAHCFVTNGTLEPATEWSVLLGVHSQDGPLDSAHARAVAAILVPDNYSSVELGADLALLRLASPARLGPAVRPICLPRASHRFAHGTACWATGWGDIQEEDPLPLPWALQEVELRLLGEAACQCLYSRPGPFNLTFQLLPGMLCAGYPEGRRDTCQGDSGGPLVCEEGGQWFQAGITSFGFGCGRRNRPGVFTAVAPYEAWIREQVMGSEPGPAFPTQSWEPQPGPWEPTDENCTIALPECGKAPRPGTWPWEAQVMVPGSRPCHGALVSESWVLAPASCFLDPINSDLLPRDLDNWRVLLPSRPRAELVSRFVPHENASWDDTSDLALLQLQTPVNLSTASRPVCLPHPEHYFLPRSRCRLARWGRGEPEPGPSTLLEAELLGGWWCHCLYGRQGESVPPPGDPPHALCPAYQEEEEAGRCWNYSHWSLLCQEEGTWFLAGISDFSSGCLRPRAFYPLQTHGPWISHVTRGAYLEDQLTWDWGPEGEETETQACPPHTEHGACGLRPEPAVMGILWPWLAEVHVAGNQVCTGILVAPGWVVAATHCVLRPGFTTVPYIEVYLGRAGASRLPQGHQVSRLVISIRLPRHLGLRPPLALLELSSRVEPSPSALPICLHPGGIPLGASCWVLGWKDPRDRVPVAAAVSILTPRLCHCLYQGILPPGTLCVLYSEGQEDRCEVTSAPPLLCQTEGGSWVLMGMAVRGSRELFAAIGPEEAWISQTVGEAHFLPPNGYPHWPPEGSDLCPPDLARASGSPQAALLLLLLLLPLIQG; encoded by the exons ATGTCCCAGCACCTGCTCCTTCCATTTGTGATCCTTG CCATCAGCCCCATCCCAGGAGCTCTCCAGGACTCAG CTCTCAGTCCTACCCAAGAAGAACCTGAAGATCTAG ACTGCGGCCGCCCTGAGCCCTCTACCCGAATCATGGGGGGCTCAGAAGCGCAGCCAGGCAGCTGGCCGTGGCAGGTGAGCCTACATCAGAGGGGGGGCCACATCTGCGGGGGCTCCCTCATCGCCCCTTCCTGGGTGCTCTCCGCTGCTCACTGCTTCGTGAC GAACGGGACCTTGGAGCCCGCGACCGAGTGGTCGGTACTGCTGGGCGTGCACTCCCAGGACGGGCCTCTGGACAGCGCGCACGCCCGCGCGGTGGCCGCCATCCTCGTGCCGGACAACTACAGCAGCGTGGAACTGGGCGCAGACCTGGCCCTCCTGCGCCTGGCCTCGCCCGCCCGGCTGGGCCCCGCCGTGCGGCCGATCTGCCTGCCGCGCGCCTCGCACCGCTTCGCTCATGGCACGGCCTGCTGGGCCACTGGCTGGGGGGACATCCAGGAAGAGG ACCCCCTGCCTCTCCCGTGGGCGCTACAAGAAGTGGAGCTCAGGTTGCTGGGAGAGGCCGCCTGTCAGTGTCTCTATAGCCGGCCTGGCCCGTTCAACCTCACTTTCCAGCTATTGCCAGGGATGCTGTGTGCTGGCTACCCGGAGGGCCGCAGAGACACTTGCCAG GGAGACTCTGGGGGCCCCCTGGTCTGTGAGGAAGGCGGCCAATGGTTCCAGGCAGGAATCACCAGCTTTGGCTTTGGCTGTGGACGGAGGAACCGCCCTGGAGTCTTCACTGCTGTGGCCCCCTATGAGGCATGGATACGGGAACAGGTGATGGGCTCAGAACCTGGGCCTGCCTTTCCCACCCAGTCCTGGGAGCCCCAGCCAGGTCCCTGGGAGCCCACGGATGAGAACTGCACCATTGCCCTGCCAG AGTGCGGGAAGGCACCAAGGCCAGGGACCTGGCCCTGGGAGGCGCAGGTGATGGTGCCAGGATCCAGACCCTGCCATGGGGCGCTGGTGTCTGAAAGCTGGGTCTTGGCACCTGCCAGCTGCTTTCTGGA CCCCATCAACTCAGACCTCCTGCCCCGAGACCTAGACAACTGGCGCGTGCTACTGCCCTCGCGTCCGCGCGCAGAGCTGGTGTCACGCTTCGTGCCGCACGAGAATGCCTCATGGGACGACACCTCGGATCTGGCGCTGCTGCAGCTGCAAACGCCGGTGAACCTGAGCACCGCCTCGCGGCCAGTGTGCCTACCTCACCCAGAACACTATTTCCTGCCCAGGAGCCGCTGTCGCCTGGCGCGCTGGGGCCGCGGGG aacCTGAGCCCGGACCCAGCACACTGCTTGAGGCAGAGCTGTTGGGCGGCTGGTGGTGTCACTGCCTGTATGGCCGCCAGGGGGAGTCAGTGCCGCCGCCAGGAGACCCTCCACACGCGCTCTGCCCCGCctaccaggaagaggaggaggcggGCCGCTGCTGG AACTACTCTCATTGGAGCCTTCTGTGCCAGGAAGAGGGGACCTGGTTCCTGGCTGGAATCAGCGACTTCTCCAGTGGCTGCCTACGTCCCAGAGCCTTCTACCCCCTGCAGACCCATGGCCCGTGGATCAGCCATGTGACTCGGGGAGCCTACCTGGAAGACCAGCTGACTTGGGACTGGGGCCCTGAGGGGGAGGAGACTGAGACACAGGCTTGTCCCCCTCACACAGAACATGGTG CCTGTGGCCTGCGGCCAGAGCCAGCTGTGATGGGTATCCTGTGGCCCTGGCTGGCAGAAGTGCATGTGGCTGGAAATCAAGTCTGCACTGGGATCCTAGTGGCCCCAGGCTGGGTCGTGGCAGCCACTCACTGTGTCCTCAG GCCGGGCTTTACAACAGTGCCTTATATTGAAGTGTACCTGGGCCGGGCAGGGGCTAGCCGCCTCCCACAGGGCCACCAGGTATCCCGGTTGGTCATCAGCATCCGTCTGCCCCGACACCTGGGACTTAGGCCCCCCCTTGCCCTCCTGGAGCTGAGCTCCCGGGTGGAACCTTCGCCATCAGCCTTGCCCATCTGCCTTCACCCAGGGGGTATCCCCCTGGGGGCCAGCTGTTGGGTGCTGGGCTGGAAGGACCCCCGAGACCGAG tTCCTGTGGCTGCAGCTGTCTCCATCTTGACGCCACGACTCTGTCACTGTCTCTATCAAGGCATTCTGCCTCCTGGGACTCTCTGTGTTCTGTATTCAGAGGGTCAAGAGGATAGGTGTGAG GTGACCTCAGCACCTCCGCTCCTGTGCCAGACCGAGGGAGGCTCCTGGGTCCTCATGGGCATGGCTGTTCGAGGGAGCCGGGAGCTATTTGCTGCCATTGGCCCTGAAGAAGCCTGGATCTCCCAGACAGTAGGGGAGGCCCATTTCCTGCCTCCCAATGGCTACCCCCACTGGCCCCCTGAAGGCAGCGACCTCTGCCCCCCCGACCTGGCGAGGGCCTCAGGCTCCCCTCAGGCTGCTCTGCTCCTGCTGCTTCTATTGCTCCCCCTGATCCAGGGCTGA